In Silene latifolia isolate original U9 population chromosome X, ASM4854445v1, whole genome shotgun sequence, the following proteins share a genomic window:
- the LOC141618272 gene encoding protein FAR1-RELATED SEQUENCE 5-like → MTLLTDNIEHNGKRTPNEEEFCRDVESKFTPYVGQEFLEIEEAVTFYRIYAVACGFDVRKYTTKRWRGGEIKSKLLVCNREGFKHKGQLECSGRQDSGRRHKVRRVGCKARIRLFMRNGELIIDRFHSGHNHELVSARDREFQKLACNITNYHKMIILYNSRMFVDHFKELAVNRPGFFFDYDVDSDGSLSKAIWADGIVRRNYSVFGDAVSFDPMYSTNKYDMAFTSLTGVDHHKRSVTFCGALVAHEDADSFKWVFTRFLAAMGGKEPNYIITDQDAGIPKAVPLVFKIARHRYCMCIS, encoded by the exons ATGACACTATTGACAGATAATATTGAGCACAATGGAAAACGAACGCCGAACGAGGAAGAATTTTGCAGGGACGTTGAATCTAAGTTCACCCCCTATGTTGGTCAGGAATTTCTGGAAATAGAGGAAGCAGTGACATTTTATAGAATTTATGCTGTTGCTTGTGGTTTTGATGTGCGTAAGTACACGACTAAGAGATGGCGTGGCGGGGAAATAAAATCTAAACTGTTGGTTTGCAACCGGGAGGGGTTCAAACATAAGGGACAATTGGAGTGTAGTGGCCGCCAGGACTCAGGTAGGAGACACAAAGTCAGGCGCGTTGGGTGCAAAGCGAGGATTAGGCTATTCATGAGGAATGGGGAATTAATAATTGACAGATTCCACAGTGGCCACAACCATGAACTTGTATCAGCCAGAGATAGAGAGTTTCAAAAGTTGGCATGCAACATAACAAactatcacaaaatgataatcctttataattcaagg ATGTTCGTGGACCACTTTAAGGAATTGGCTGTTAATAGGCCagggttcttctttgactatgatgttgattcTGACGGTAGCCTTAGTAAAGCTATATGGGCCGACGGAATCGTTAGAAGGAACTACTCAGTTTTTGGGGATGCAGTGTCGTTCGATCCGATgtattccaccaataagtatgacaTGGCCTTCACATCTTTAACTGGGGTTGATCACCATAAACGATCGGTCACTTTCTGTGGAGCGCTGGTTGCTCATGAAGATGCAGACTCGTTTAAATGGGTTTTCACCCGTTTTTTGGCTGCGATGGGTGGGAAAGAGCCTAATTATATCATCACCGATCAGGATGCCGGTATTCCTAAAGCGGTGCCATTGGTGTTCAAGATAGCGCGCCATCGATATTGTATGTGCATATCATGA
- the LOC141618273 gene encoding protein FAR-RED IMPAIRED RESPONSE 1-like: MAFTPFTGVDHHKGSVTFFGALVAHEDAYLFKWVFTHFLAAMGKKEPKYIITDQDPGILKPGPLVFNTARHRYCMWNIMNKVPSKYGVTREDYSEFVKKLNAIIWDEEIEAAEFDAKWEEIGREHTVNNVYWYNEMYAKRKQWVMAHCRDLDMGGVMRTTQRSESENRFSKRFESKSGTLVEFSLRFDSAMDQQRHTQKTLDNGNKHTSPKISTHMAIEVHGEQVYNHKVFEEFQEEVKYSIDTCKSRGFSECDSLEVTILRDENRDINYEVTYCPYTLKETCSCRMLERKGVLCRHVIWIYSSNGVKIIPERCVVNKWCKDAIRSKMFDCNGEEAEDIDIIDGKQIAMSVMWSEIHQTVGMLMGKFKDDVDNFSSLIRQFREKLSPLGSPLNKQQQLEKILGCSASQEITILSPKQSKNKGSGKRMLSLKGKAVALARKPKRMCKNYKRLANHDKRNCPNPFVEHPPLSPSSESSSEEEEEEEVEEEEMTS, from the exons ATGGCCTTCACACCTTTCACCGGGGTAGATCACCATAAAGGATCAGTCACTTTCTTTGGAGCGCTGGTTGCTCATGAAGACGCATACTTGTTTAAATGGGTTTTCACTCATTTTTTAGCTGCGATGGGTAAGAAGGAGCCTAAGTATATTATCACCGATCAGGATCCTGGTATTCTTAAACCGGGACCCCTCGTGTTCAACACAGCTCGCCACCGATATTGTATGTGGAATATCATGAACAAAGTGCCAAGCAAGTATGGAGTGACGAGAGAAGATTATTCTGAATTTGTAAAGAAATTGAATGCCATAATATGGGATGAAGAGATTGAAGCGGCAGAgttcgatgcaaaatgggaagaaataGGCAGAGAACACACGGTTAATAACGTTTATTGGTATAATGAAATGTACGCCAAAAGGAAGCAGTGGGTTATGGCACATTGTAGGGACCTAGATATGGGGGGTGTTATGAGGACaacccaaagatcagagagcgaaaatagaTTTTCTAAGAGATTTGAGAGCAAGTCGGGAACGTTAGTTGAGTTTTCGCTGCGTTTTGACAGCGCGATGGACCAGCAAAGACACACACAGAAAACGCTTGACAACGGTAACAAACACACTTCCCCTAAAATATCAACGCATATGGCTATCGAGGTGCACGGGGAGCAAGTGTACAATCATAAAGTATTCGAGGAATTTCAAGAAGAGGTCAAGTACTCAATTGATACTTGTAAAAGCAGAGGTTTTTCTGAGTGTGACTCTTTAGAGGTGACCATTTTAAGAGATGAAAACAGGGACATAAATTATGAGGTCACATACTGCCCAT ATACATTGAAAGAAACTTGTAGCTGCAGAATGCTTGAAAGGAAAGGCGTTCTTTGTCGGCATGTCATATGGATTTACTCATCGAACGGAGTGAAGATTATTCCAGAACGGTGTGTTGTTAATAAATGGTGTAAAGATGCAATCAGGTCTAAAATGTtcgattgtaatggtgaagaagctGAGGACAttgatataatagatggaaaaCAGATTGCGATGTCAGTAATGTGGTCAGAGATTCATCAAACAGTTGGTATGCTCATGGGCAAATTCAAGGATGATGTCGACAACTTTTCTAGTCTAATTAGACAGTTTAGGGAGAAACTGTCACCCTTAGGATCACCATTGAATAAACAACAACAGTTGGAGAAAATTCTTGGCTGTTCTGCTAGTCAGGAGATAACCATTTTGTCGCCTAAGCAATCAAAAAACAAGGGAAGCGGAAAGAGAATGTTGTCGCTGAAGGGAAAAGCAGTTGCCTTGGCAAGGAAGCCAAAACGCATGTGTAAAAATTACAAACGATTAGCTAACCATGACAAAAGGAACTGCCCTAATCCTTTCGTAGAGCACCCACCGTTGTCGCCATCGTCAGAGTCATcgtcggaagaagaagaagaagaagaagtggaagaGGAAGAGATGACATCTTAG
- the LOC141618271 gene encoding protein FAR1-RELATED SEQUENCE 9-like, with translation MNKVPSKYGVTRDDYSVFVKKLNAIIWDEDIEAAEFDAKWEEIGREHNVNNIDWFQEMYAKRKQWVMAHCRDLDMGDVMRTTQRSESENRFFKRFESKSGTLVEFSMRFDSAMDQQRHTQKKIDNCNRHTFPIISTHLAIEVHGAQVYSYKVFEEFQEEAKYSIGTCKSRGFTECDSLEVTTVRDANRDINYEVTYCPDTLKATCSCRMLERKGILCWHVIWIYSSNRVKIIPEQCVVKRWCKDAMLSKMFDCNGEATEDVDIIDGKQIAMSVMWPEIHQRVGMLMGKLKNDVDNFSSLIRQIKEKLSPLGSPLNKQQQLEKILGCSPSQEITILPPKKSKNKGSGKRMLSMKAKAVALARKPKHYAIKVTLHL, from the exons ATGAACAAGGTGCCAAGCAAGTATGGAGTGACGAGAGATGATTATTCGGTCTTTGTGAAGAAATTGAATGCCATAATATGGGATGAAGACATTGAAGCGGCAGAgttcgatgcaaaatgggaagaaattggcagaGAACACAATGTTAATAACATTGACTGGTTCCAAGAAATGTACGCTAAAAGGAAGCAGTGGGTTATGGCTCATTGTAGGGACCTAGATATGGGGGATGTTATGAGGACaacacaaagatcagagagcgaaaataggttttttaagagatttgagagtAAGTCAGGAACATTAGTTGAGTTTTCGATGCGTTTTGACAGCGCGATGGACCAGCAAAGACACACACAGAAAAAGATTGACAACTGTAACAGACACACTTTCCCTATAATATCAACGCATCTAGCTATCGAAGTGCACGGGGCGCAAGTGTACAGTTATAAAGTATTCGAGGAATTTCAAGAAGAGGCCAAGTACTCAATCGGTACTTGTAAAAGCAGAGGATTTACTGAGTGTGACTCTTTAGAGGTGACCACTGTAAGAGATGCAAACAGGGACATAAATTATGAGGTCACATACTGCCCAG ATACATTGAAAGCCACTTGTAGCTGCAGAATGCTTGAGAGGAAAGGCATTCTTTGCTGGCATGTCATATGGATTTACTCATCAAACAGAGTGAAGATTATTCCAGAACAATGTGTTGTTAAAAGATGGTGTAAAGATGCAATGTTGTCTAAAATGTTCGATTGTAATGGTGAAGCAACTGAGGACGttgatataatagatggaaaaCAGATTGCGATGTCAGTAATGTGGCCAGAGATTCATCAGAGAGTTGGTATGCTCATGGGCAAATTGAAGAATGATGTCGACAACTTTTCTAGTCTAATTAGACAGATTAAGGAGAAACTTTCACCATTAGGATCGCCATTGAATAAACAACAACAGTTGGAGAAAATTCTTGGTTGTTCTCCTAGTCAGGAGATAACCATTTTGCCGCCCAAGAAATCCAAAAACAAGGGAAGCGGAAAGAGAATGTTGTCGATGAAGGCAAAAGCAGTTGCTTTGGCAAGGAAGCCAAAAC ATTAtgcgattaaagttacacttcatCTATAG